GACTACTTTGACCTTGTCAAGCTCGACGTTCTCAGGGTGGCGCCATATGTTGGCTAGGACAAGGTTGTAGACATTGGGGATTGGCTTGTAGATGCTGTTGAAGAACATGTTCAAGAAATCCTGTCGTTTTCGcggtaaaaattatttcaggATGATGATGATCGCACCCAGGATAGAATATTATCGAGCCATGACTAACAAACTAAACACAACCAACAGCCTATACTCTTGATTAATACAAGTAAAACATGACCACGCTCAAATGGTGTCAGATgacatattatatgttgtaaagcTGGAAAATACAATGTGAAGTTACCTGCTCTGCAAATGGAGTCGGTGGAGTGATGCGCAGGGTCTCAAGCAGGTTCTCGTAGGTCTCTTTGTTAGGCTCATACACAAACATGCCAGCATTGAAGTAGAGTGGAGGAGGGGATCCCATTTCAGCTGGCCAAGTCACCTTGTTAGGGACCTGTTGGCAGTACCCAATAGAGTACTGTTTGGAGTGGCTCCACGTCTTCTCACAGAAGCAGTCCATCACAGCATAGAAATAGCCATCGGCCAAGTCGAACAGATGGTCGATGTTCTCGTAAACTTGGATGTCTGCATCAAGGTACACCATCTTGTTGTACTCCAAGAACtgcaaaaaatatataattcacCAAATAATATTATGCATCCAATACTTGGGCAGGTCTGAGATTAAATGAGAGCGATTCACTATATTTTGGCGGCGATGGAACATTCAGTACTCTCCGGCGTGTTCTTACccttttttaataaaaacttcAGCCATCAACGGATTCTTGGGGCAATTTGGTCACATATTAGGTCTACTTGTAAGATATTTTCTCGAAGAATGTAGTAGCACGTTCTGAAGAGGTTAAAAATGGCAAATATCTTTTGCATGAGCCAAATATATGTGGTCTTCTTtccactatttttttttaaaaaattaaaatgatatgattttttatttattataaaggGTATGTTTTTGTATAACTTAAATACATTAAACTGTTACCAAAACTAAATTTCTTGCTTCAAATTATTAACAACTTCTGCATGCAGCGACAAAGTGAAAAAGTTTTCAATTGGCaaaacattattttttccaCTACATATATAGGGAAAAATTAAGAACAATAGAGAAGGCGAAAACGGTCCCTATCATCTCCCTCTCCCTCCACCGGTCTCTGCGTGGATTCATAACACAATTTCTTAACACCAAAAACTGTTTACTAAATCGATACGATATTCGGGAGCTCAATCCATCCGTAATCAATCAGTAGACACATAATTAATGCGCATATTACTTACGTTCCATATGCGGAGTTTGGAGTAGTTGATGACATAATAAGCCATGGCGAACTGAATCTGATTCTCTGGTGGATATATGGGCTCGATCTCCTTCACAATGCAACCTTGTTCTCTCAGAATCTCACGAtgttcttcaggaacatcaggCAAGATTGCCACCACAAGAGGATAGGCACTCTTTACCTTCCTTAGGCCCTTAGCCAATCCGACGACACCTTTAACATAATCGCCACTGCCAGCTAGAAACGTCACGTATCCCCGTTTCGTGTCGAGCGTAGGAGCTACTTTTCCAGGGAAATAATCTGCGGGGATTTGGGGAGCCATTTTAGAGAAATCGGGTGCGGTTGAGGAGAGTTTTTAGGAAAGTAAAAGTAAGCAACACTTGCAAAACCCTACTTTGCCTTGTTTGCTCCTGAGCTTCAATGGCAGGATCTGTTGGCTTTAAATAGACGGAAAATGAAAGGTTGATGCAGCGTAAatgaaattcaaatttaaatgcaatattcttttttttatatatattttttgaaaataaattaatttacgTGTGGATTAAGACATGCATGGATTTTATGTGGAGAGAATGCATTAGATATTATAATGAGCTACGATGCCGACTAATTTGTTTTGTGTCTTTCATTGCTTTTCTCCATGAAAGAATTGTTTCGATGGCAAGGCGAAGGTGGTGGGTTGAACTTTGAAGGGCATTAGCGACAGGGAAAAATGTTTGATAGATGCAGATTATTATATTATAGAAAACAAGTCTAAATCACAATAATCATAATAAAATTAAGCACATAAAAATGTAAATGTCATTGACAtgaaatgaaatatatatacacacaccaTTAAGTTTATCtaggaaaaaaaattcaattttataGTCTTATACCGTCAAAATTGAGTTTTAATAatgcatattttaatttttgacgATTTTAATTCTTTTTCATCAATGATGTTGATATAACACTTTAATTTACAAATGAGCGTCGGCATTAAGTTAGTGACACATCAGTTTCATATTACGTGCGACACATAATATTCACGTATTATATTACACCTATGTTTCACAACGTGTCAAGCCAGTCTCTAGTATTTACAAAATGTAGAACACCTTTTAAAAATTCTAGTAAGCCATGTGTACGTATATATTGCTTCTAGATATGCCAAGTTAAAAGGAAGAACGGTACACCAAAACAAGCTAACCCTAAAAGCAGATGGAATATACATTACTTTTTATATCAGAATAAATTCGAATATATCATCCTTTTCCAGTTTGTGGAATTTCGAAAGGAAATTAAATAATTCAAAGTATGAAATTTAAACAATTATTCATTGGTTAAAGGCATATGGTAACTAGAATaataagttttaaaaagaaTCTAAATTTCAACATGGGAATCTATATGGAATGCAAACACACCTTTTCATTATTCATGAATGTAAGAAGAAGTGGTCCTCTTGAAGGTTCTTGGCTAGCTCTGCATTGCATATACTATTCTATCCGTCCACGTTCGAATTTGAACCCTTCTTGTTTCATTTTTCATTCCCTTATCCGATATTTACGTGtagccatgaaaaatatttaggTTGTGGCACCACGATCTCATGTCGAATCCAAAGGAAACGTTTATGTATTTGCTAAGAAATCAATTCTAGAGAATCCTTGGATGTACGTTGCGCGTAATTAATAATGAGAGAGTTTAATTTTGATGTTTCATTAACAAACATTGCTTCTTGTTCTTGGATTTCTACTGTGGACATTTAACTTGGATTTTGAAGTTGATCTGTCAAAATTTGGTGGTGGAATTAGGGTTTAGCAGCACGAGTTACGTACGTGATAATTATATTGATATGATGAATGATATATGCGTCTATCCTGGAATACtatatgtacatatatatatctacaAGAAGAGAACTAAACTATGTGAATTGAAGCAATTCAAAGACATATCAAATTGGCGATGACAATTTGTTCTGTTTTTCTGCTGAATCCCACTAAACTcatcaaatattatttataatttggcATTGATATTCAATTACGCGACTCATATAACACAAATAAAGTTCATGTTACACACATTAAATCCATAtgagtaaaaataaaataaaacgacacttaatatttcaaaatgaaaataaaaaaattaagttcgtctgtttttttttgtttaggtttattttaatatgtataatttaatttttattatcgtCATATGAGTTACGTAGGAGTACACTGATGCATAATAAACAACATTCGATTGATTTAGTGACTTCGGGAAAATAAATCCAAGTTACTGGATGAAAACCAAGTATGGAGAAATTACATTACTAAAATCTAGAACAAGTAAACTTACATGACAAAAATCTAAAACATATCAACTTATATTACAAAAATCACAACTTTCGCctatatattttgatatttttgagAGGCGGGTAACCCCAAATTCATGTGGACCATAACAAAATGGCAAATGCTGGTACAAAGTAGCAATCTTATATGGACAACTAGTTCCCATGCACGTTGTTAGCTATCCCTACTAAACaaaaacacacacaaacacacattcatttcaaaacaaaacaaaattcaATAAAGGACATTTTTTTCCCGAAAggcaataatatattttaaggtAGAATCCGATCCCCACTTTTTGAGGGCCCTAATTATCTTTGGGGATTCATAGGTGGGGACAAAAGGAATAAACGAATTTGGGTCCTATCAGTCGTTATTTGGGGTTTATAGTTGATATTTCCTCAAGTATTTGGGAGCTTAATTAGTCATTGGTTAGTTTAATTCTATCATCATATAAGTAGGATAAAACACGTGATCTTAGCTCGGCATTACTTATAGGATCGAATGTTTGTACATTTACTAAAAACCATAAATTATGACGACAACTGtgcaattcaaatattttaaattaatctcaCATCAATCCAAGCGACGCATATCAATTACTCTTCTAGTAGAGGACAATTCCAACATAAAATATACATTTTGTAGACACGCAATTTATATTCTCAGACATACTATAATGTTGTGCGCATTAATAAAagcaaaaataaaacaaaattcaCTCAAACGatgataaagaccttgattattcGGAGGGTTGTGTTGGT
This genomic interval from Primulina eburnea isolate SZY01 chromosome 16, ASM2296580v1, whole genome shotgun sequence contains the following:
- the LOC140815895 gene encoding galactinol synthase 1-like, producing MAPQIPADYFPGKVAPTLDTKRGYVTFLAGSGDYVKGVVGLAKGLRKVKSAYPLVVAILPDVPEEHREILREQGCIVKEIEPIYPPENQIQFAMAYYVINYSKLRIWNFLEYNKMVYLDADIQVYENIDHLFDLADGYFYAVMDCFCEKTWSHSKQYSIGYCQQVPNKVTWPAEMGSPPPLYFNAGMFVYEPNKETYENLLETLRITPPTPFAEQDFLNMFFNSIYKPIPNVYNLVLANIWRHPENVELDKVKVVHYCAAGSKPWRYTGVEENMDRADIKMLVKKWWDVYDDESLDYKGEDFSKTSILASMPEPAVSYIPAPSAA